The Miscanthus floridulus cultivar M001 chromosome 7, ASM1932011v1, whole genome shotgun sequence genome includes a region encoding these proteins:
- the LOC136464754 gene encoding rRNA 2'-O-methyltransferase fibrillarin 1-like: MRPPARGGRGGRGGRFDGGGRGGRFDGGGRGGGGGRGFGGGRGGGGGRGGRGGRTPRGGRGDGGRGGRGGGMKGGSKAVVVPHKHAGVFISKSKEDALCTKNMVPGESVYAEKRVSVQNDDGTKVEYRLWNPFRSKLAAAVLGGIDNIWIAPGTRVLYLGAASGTTVSHVSDIVGPDGLVYAVEFSHRSGRDLVNMAKKRTNVIPIIEDARHPARYRMLVGMVDVIFSDVAQPDQARILALNASYFLKNGGHFVISIKANCIDSTLPAEAVFAAEVEKLKADQFKPAEQVTLEPYERDHACVVGGYRMPKKQKATS; this comes from the exons ATGAGGCCACCGGCTAGAG GCGGGCGCGGCGGGAGGGGAGGCAGGTTCGATGGCGGCGGGAGGGGAGGCAGGTTCGATGGCGGCGGCCGTGGGGGCGGCGGTGGCCGGGGGTTTGGCGGTGGtagaggcggcggtggtggcaggggCGGGAGAGGTGGCAGGACGCCGAGGGGTGGCCGCGGTGACGGTGGCAGGGGCGGCCGCGGTGGTGGCATGAAAGGAGGGAGCAAGGCCGTCGTGGTTCCGCACAAGCACGCCGGTGTCTTCATCTCCAAGTCCAAGGAGGATGCGCTGTGCACCAAGAACATGGTCCCGGGAGAGTCTGTCTACGCAGAGAAGCGTGTCTCTGTTCAG AATGACGATGGAACAAAGGTTGAATACAGGCTTTGGAACCCCTTCCGTTCCAAGttggctgctgctgtgcttggTGGCATTGACAACATCTGGATT GCTCCTGGTACTCGGGTGCTGTATCTTGGTGCTGCTTCTGGCACAACTGTTTCTCATGTGTCTGATATTGTTGGACCG GATGGACTGGTCTATGCTGTTGAGTTCTCTCACAGGAGTGGAAGAGACCTTGTCAACATGGCAAAGAAGAGGACCAATGTGATCCCCATTATTGAGGATGCCAGGCACCCGGCAAGGTACCGGATGCTGGTTGGCATGGTTGATGTTATCTTCTCTGATGTTGCACAGCCAGACCAG GCTAGGATCTTAGCCCTTAATGCTTCATACTTTTTGAAGAATGGTGGCCACTTTGTCATTTCAATTAAG GCGAATTGTATTGACTCCACCCTGCCCGCTGAGGCCGTGTTTGCTGCTGAAGTGGAGAAGCTCAAGGCGGATCAGTTCAAGCCTGCCGAGCAGGTGACCTTGGAGCCCTACGAGCGTGACCATGCCTGTGTTGTGGGTGGCTACAGGATGCCCAAGAAGCAGAAGGCTACCTCTTAG